In a single window of the Cervus elaphus chromosome 1, mCerEla1.1, whole genome shotgun sequence genome:
- the LOC122699359 gene encoding olfactory receptor 51V1, which produces MIALVSPNMNSSSFLLTGFSGLEQQYPWISVPFSTIYAVVLLGNCLVLYVIWTEPSLHQPMFYFLAMLAITDLCMGLSTVNTVQGILLGLIQEISLDSCITQAYFIHGLSFMESSVLLTMAFDRYIAICNPLHYSSILTNSRITKIRLTILGRSFFFITPPIIRLKYFCYCRPHILSHSFCLHQDLLRLACSDVRFNSYYALMLVICTLLLDAVLILFSYVLILKSVLAIASREEQRKSFQTCISHICAVLVFYIPIISLTMVHRFGKHLSPVVHVLMGNIYILFPPLMNPIIYSVKIQQIRSRILRLFSLKIC; this is translated from the coding sequence ATGATAGCTTTAGTAAGCCCTAACATgaactcctcctccttccttcttacTGGATTTTCTGGTCTGGAGCAGCAATATCCTTGGatctctgttcccttctccaccaTTTATGCTGTTGTTCTTTTGGGTAACTGCCTGGTGCTCTATGTAATCTGGACAGAACCTAGCCTGCACCAACCCATGTTCTACTTCCTGGCCATGCTGGCCATCACTGATTTGTGCATGGGACTGTCCACAGTGAACACAGTGCAGGGGATCCTGTTGGGGTTGATTCAAGAGATCAGCCTGGATTCCTGCATTACCCAGGCCTATTTCATCCACGGTCTGTCCTTCATGGAATCCTCTGTTCTCCTGACTATGGCCTTTGACCGGTACATTGCAATTTGCAATCCATTGCATTATTCCTCCATCCTAACTAATTCCAGAATTACCAAAATCAGGCTCACCATTTTAGGTAGGAGTTTCTTCTTTATTACACCCCCTATCATCCGTTTGAAATACTTCTGCTACTGCCGTCCCCACATCCTCTCTCACTCATTCTGCCTGCACCAAGACCTTCTCCGCCTAGCCTGCTCAGACGTTCGATTCAACAGCTACTATGCCCTGATGCTGGTTATTTGCACACTATTGTTGGATGCTGTACTTATCCTCTTCTCCTATGTCCTGATTCTTAAGTCAGTGCTGGCAATCGCTTCTCGGGAGGAACAGCGTAAGTCATTTCAGACATGCATCTCCCACATTTGTGCTGTCCTGGTATTCTACATTCCTATCATTAGCCTTACAATGGTGCACCGATTTGGCAAGCATCTCTCCCCAGTAGTCCACGTCCTTATGGGCAACATCTACATCCTTTTTCCACCTTTGATGAACCCTATCATCTACAGTGTCAAGATCCAACAGATTCGTAGCAGAATCCTCAGActcttttctctaaaaatatgCTGA